GGCAAGATCTACAGCGAGGGTCAGGGTGAGGTGCAGGAATTCATCGACATCTGTGACTACGCTGTGGGCTTGTCTCGCATCTATGCCGGCCAGCTGATCAATTCGGAGCGTGCCCAACACACCATCCTCGAGGCGTGGCGTCCACTCGGACTCGTTGGCGTCATCTCTGCCTACAACTTTCCCAATGCTGTGTTTGGCTGGAACGCAGCCATCGCATTGACCACCGGCAACACAGTGCTGTGGAAGGGAGCACCAAGCACACCGCTCGTCTCAGTGGCCACTACCAAGATTGTGGCCGAGGTGCTGCGTCGCAACAATCTGCCTCCTATCGTGAGTCTCTGCCAAGGTGGCACCGATGTGGGTGCTGCGCTGGTGGCCGACAAACGTGTCAATCTCGTCAGCTTCACGGGCAGCTGTCAGACCGGTCGCGATGTCGGCGTCGAGGTGCAGCGTCGCTTTGGCAAAGTCATCCTCGAGCTGGGTGGCAACAATGCGCTGGTCATTGATGAATCGGCCAACGTGAAGATGGCTTTGGATGCGGCGCTCTTTGGCTGCATTGGCACCAGTGGACAACGTTGCACGACCACGCGGCGCATCATTGTACACGAGAAGCTTCACGACAGCTTCGTGGAAGCGTTGACGGAGAAGTACGCACAGCTATTGCCACGCATTGGCCACCAACTGGAGGTGGACACACTGGTGGGACCCGTGCACTCCAAGCAGAACGTGGACAGCTACAAGGCAACCATTGATGAGGCCAAACTGTTGGGCGGCAAGGTGGCCTTTGGCGGACGTGTTGTGCAGCGTCCTGGCCACTATGTGGAGCCCACCATCATCACGGGACTGGCGCACGATGCCAGCGTTGTGCATCGCGAGACATTTGCACCTATCGTCTATGTGCTGAAGGCGCGCAGCGTCAACGAGGCCATCGCCTGGAACAATGAGGTCGAACAGGGCTTGTCCTCGGCCCTCTTCACCGAGAACATGACACAGGCATTCAAATGGATTGGTGCCCAGGGCTCCGATTGTGGCATCGTGAACATCAATACGACGACAAACGGTGCTGAAATTGGCGGCGCCTTTGGCGGAGAAAAGGCCACCGGAGGTGGTCGCGAATCTGGTTCGGATGCCTGGAAACAGTACTGCAAGCGAGCGACCATCACACTGAATCATTCTGGAGAATTGGCTTGCGCTCAAGGCGTTGTCTTTAATGTAGAGTAATTGAGTTTGGTTTTGTTGGGTTAATTGCGTCgtgttaatttgtattatgtattaaaaattctttcaaaaaattattattattattctttcttACATTATTTCAGTATTAATTTGCTTAACTAATTGCTTTAGAGCTTGACCATCTCCGTAACATCCAAGCGCCAAAAGTCCACCTCAATATCCTTTGATTTCTGCTTGTGAAATTTGTAGCTGGCATCGATATTATAGCGCAGTTCAGCGACAACGCTTCCCTTGGCGCCCCACTCCTTGCACTTTTTCTGGATATAGGCACTGGAAAGTGTTTTAAAACATGTGTACAAATAAAGATAGGAAAGATTTGTTtaagcaagagagagaacaaGCGAACTCAATATCATATCAGCTAAATGTTGAAGCGCTAACtgataaaattaataatatattgcaACCATAAAATTGTTGATTCATTAAGCTTATCtgattataaacaaaatttttaaaaccCATCTTAAAGACGTTGATAAATATGGAAAGCAAAGATAAAACactgttttaaaaaaaagattaaaagtACACTTTACACACTCAAAATAAGGGGTTAACGTTAAGTTAAGATAACAGTTCCTTAAATATTTCGTTGATAAAGATTATTTGATCGcaaaaatactttcaaaaacttttacaaaattgaataatatagCTATTGCAATCCGACCCTTTTCGTTTATCGAATTTTATTATCAAATCATGAAATGAATATTGGGAAGAAACAAGATTGTCAGGAATTATCTGCATGTACATTGGTACCTATTGGATATTCTAAAATTGGATACTTTTTCGAATAACAGActgattaatttattttttcgaatttatgGTGATCTGAAGGCTGTGAATTTGGGTAAATTGGGTACACAGAAGTAATCTCATCAATTTTGGCGGCTGACCTCACAATCTCCAAgacataattattttcatagcCGGACGGATAATTTGAATCATTCGAAGGATGGAAGAGACTTCTATATTATTCTCGCTAATTCTTTAGAGAAATAGATAGAAGACTCCAATTCATTTCACTTACCGCGTTGAAGTCTTGTGCAGTGAGTAAACAGCTCCCGTGGCCAGTCGTGTGCCCACCTCTAGAAATCGCATATCCATGCCAGCATTGTGCTTGGTGCCGAAGGGCGGATTCATTACAACAGTATCGAAGGCATTGTCCCACTTGCTACCCGGCAACTGCAATACATTCGCTCGCACACAGTCTACATTGGGCAGCTCCATCTCCAGCACATTCTGGCGAAAAGTGTCGACAGCTGAATCATCCAACTCGAAGCCAACAGTGAGCTGAGCGCCCAGCATTGTGGCAGCAATGCTTAgcatgccacagccacaaccaAGATCAGCCACCAAGTTGCCCTCGATGTCCTCGTGTTGCGCTTGAATGTGATGCACCATGCAGGCAGCAATGTGGGGAGGCGTTGGATATTGTTCCAGCAAGATCTTAGGCTTCTCAAAGCCATCCACACACTGCAGATACTCCTCGAGTTTCTTGAGCTTGAGACGTGCCATATTTCTGGATGCGGAGGTTAACTAAATGGATTGGATGGAATTCGGATTACTTGGCACTGGGCGCTGGCGTCGTGGGCGTTGTGGGCGTCGTCGTCGGCAGTGGCTCCAGACGCGGCAGCACGGGTATGAAACTATTTCCAAAATACGAATCTTGTGGTACAAAGAATCCCAAAGTTGTAGAGCTCGTTGGATTAAATGCAGATCGTGGCGCGCCGATAGCGCCTCCGGCATtggttgccacgcccaccgtCTGTGGAAAATCAGCACTCACTGTCACTGTCTGGCCAAGCAGCTGCGGTGCGGGCATCTATATGAATTCCACAAATAATTAGTTAAAGCTATATTCTCTATTAGACTTTAGACGCACCTGATTTGTTGTGTTTCCCAATCCAATGAGCAGTTGCTTTTTAGTCTGTATTTCCTCAAGGATTTTTCGGTTCGTTTCGGCTTGTTGGGCGCTGGATGTGGGAAAAGCCATCAAAAAAACAGGCggaattttgttattttttaaacgaaaactaaataagaaacaaatgaaaggagcaaaacaatgcaacacgcgcttttgtttttatttctgtttgcaTTATCTTTGCGTTTGGAACTAGTTCCTATGAACCAAAGATGGTTCATCAATTTGaagacaataaaatatatgtatgttggaATTTCAGAAgtacatataatttaaaaataatgttcaactaatttaaattgtgattCAGCAACCTAGAGATAAATGGCTTGctcaataaatatta
This is a stretch of genomic DNA from Drosophila albomicans strain 15112-1751.03 chromosome 3, ASM965048v2, whole genome shotgun sequence. It encodes these proteins:
- the LOC117572488 gene encoding SOSS complex subunit C homolog isoform X1 is translated as MYSVYSSCQRAQQAETNRKILEEIQTKKQLLIGLGNTTNQMPAPQLLGQTVTVSADFPQTVGVATNAGGAIGAPRSAFNPTSSTTLGFFVPQDSYFGNSFIPVLPRLEPLPTTTPTTPTTPAPSAK
- the LOC117572488 gene encoding SOSS complex subunit C homolog isoform X2 — its product is MAFPTSSAQQAETNRKILEEIQTKKQLLIGLGNTTNQMPAPQLLGQTVTVSADFPQTVGVATNAGGAIGAPRSAFNPTSSTTLGFFVPQDSYFGNSFIPVLPRLEPLPTTTPTTPTTPAPSAK
- the LOC117572483 gene encoding putative aldehyde dehydrogenase family 7 member A1 homolog gives rise to the protein MIAHLRHLTRRLPLQRGMLQQQQRSASYLIDQPEYSFLKDLGLERDNPGVFAGQWQGRGQSITSYDPGTGQAIATVRQGNVQELHNAVGWTVEAYKHWRQVPAPVRGEIVRQIGDELRKYKEPLGKLVSLEVGKIYSEGQGEVQEFIDICDYAVGLSRIYAGQLINSERAQHTILEAWRPLGLVGVISAYNFPNAVFGWNAAIALTTGNTVLWKGAPSTPLVSVATTKIVAEVLRRNNLPPIVSLCQGGTDVGAALVADKRVNLVSFTGSCQTGRDVGVEVQRRFGKVILELGGNNALVIDESANVKMALDAALFGCIGTSGQRCTTTRRIIVHEKLHDSFVEALTEKYAQLLPRIGHQLEVDTLVGPVHSKQNVDSYKATIDEAKLLGGKVAFGGRVVQRPGHYVEPTIITGLAHDASVVHRETFAPIVYVLKARSVNEAIAWNNEVEQGLSSALFTENMTQAFKWIGAQGSDCGIVNINTTTNGAEIGGAFGGEKATGGGRESGSDAWKQYCKRATITLNHSGELACAQGVVFNVE
- the LOC117572486 gene encoding rRNA N6-adenosine-methyltransferase Mettl5 — its product is MARLKLKKLEEYLQCVDGFEKPKILLEQYPTPPHIAACMVHHIQAQHEDIEGNLVADLGCGCGMLSIAATMLGAQLTVGFELDDSAVDTFRQNVLEMELPNVDCVRANVLQLPGSKWDNAFDTVVMNPPFGTKHNAGMDMRFLEVGTRLATGAVYSLHKTSTRAYIQKKCKEWGAKGSVVAELRYNIDASYKFHKQKSKDIEVDFWRLDVTEMVKL